A part of Homalodisca vitripennis isolate AUS2020 unplaced genomic scaffold, UT_GWSS_2.1 ScUCBcl_9629;HRSCAF=18181, whole genome shotgun sequence genomic DNA contains:
- the LOC124374707 gene encoding uncharacterized protein LOC124374707, producing MRNKFGAVILVPKQARRQSMKMESTGGQQKKQLESLLITVEELRSENIILHKKLAQAEERADDAEQFSRRNTVEIHGVPYNKGEDVLTVVKMVGRALDYPVEDMMVDACHRLRARDSSDRPPGIVVKMVRRIDAEGLLHKRRVKRNLNSHDLGMTDKPAVVVYVNESFSAGRRRLLNTARQAKREKGYTYLWIRGGKVLMRKSQGDPVKVLNSMDNISDL from the exons ATGAGGAACAAGTTTGGCGCTGTGATCCTTGTTCCAAAGCAAGCGCGGCGCCAAAGTATGAAGATGGAATCTACTGGAGG TCAGCAGAAGAAGCAGTTGGAGAGTTTGCTGATTACCGTTGAGGAGCTTAGAAGTGAAAACATCATCCTGCACAAGAAGTTGGCCCAGGCTGAGGAGAGGGCTGACGACGCGGAGCAGTTTTCTCGCCGGAATACTGTCGAGATCCACGGCGTACCTTATAATAAGGGAGAAGATGTACTGACAGTGGTGAAGATGGTCGGCCGCGCACTTGACTACCCAGTGGAGGATATGATGGTGGACGCGTGTCATCGGCTGAGGGCCAGAGACAGCAGTGACAGACCACCAGGCATTGTCGTCAAGATGGTGCGACGGATCGACGCGGAGGGACTTCTGCATAAGCGGCGTGTGAAGCGTAATCTGAACAGCCACGATCTGGGGATGACGGACAAGCCTGCCGTGGTCGTGTACGTCAACGAGAGCTTCAGCGCAGGGAGACGTCGACTGCTGAACACCGCGCGCCAAGCCAAGAGGGAAAAAGGGTATACCTACCTGTGGATCCGCGGCGGAAAGGTACTCATGCGGAAAAGTCAAGGCGATCCTGTGAAGGTGTTAAACTCAATGGACAACATCAGTGACCTGTAA